The genomic stretch tggagttcctgggccatgagatatccctgGAAGGCGTctgcccaatgtcgtcgaaggtcgaagTCGTCAAGAAgtttccccacccctacctccatcagggccgtacaagaattccttggaatggtccactactacaggagattcatcccggggatcgctCACACCATGGGCCCCCTGACGAAGGCCCTGAAGAGATgaccaaagaccttagtgtggggacccgaccagcagaagactttcctcctgatgaaggcctccctcgccaaagcaacatctttggcccaccgagatcccagcgctcccctccaactgacgatggatgccagcaacgtcgcctgggGACAGTTCTGGAACAgatcatcagagggacccctcagcccattgccttcttcagtaggaggctaaaccccaccgagtcctgctacagcaaCTTCAACCGAGAACTCCTCACAGCTTACCAGGTGGTACGGCACTTCACAGTA from Macrobrachium rosenbergii isolate ZJJX-2024 chromosome 54, ASM4041242v1, whole genome shotgun sequence encodes the following:
- the LOC136834653 gene encoding uncharacterized protein, translated to MEFLGHEISLEGVCPMSSKVEVVKKFPHPYLHQGRTRIPWNGPLLQEIHPGDRSHHGPPDEGPEEMTKDLSVGTRPAEDFPPDEGLPRQSNIFGPPRSQRSPPTDDGCQQRRLGTVLEQIIRGTPQPIAFFSRRLNPTESCYSNFNRELLTAYQVVRHFTVWTAGPHLHEAGGRMVL